Proteins encoded in a region of the Pelmatolapia mariae isolate MD_Pm_ZW linkage group LG6, Pm_UMD_F_2, whole genome shotgun sequence genome:
- the atg4da gene encoding cysteine protease atg4da, giving the protein MNSVSPSAAQYVGGVMQDELVDRGRQQQPMERQGSFGVRPPQTQGASREAAGEPDEMDKLKAKLMSAWNNVKYGWTVKSKTSFNKMSPVTVLGHSYLLNSEDEVERFRLAFVSRIWLTYRREFPQLEGSTWTTDCGWGCMLRSGQMLLAQGLLIHLMPRDWVWPESQQLTDVDFEVFRPRSPARAGGVPIPSFGSPRGSSTPEKSLPSSQAPRCSQKKRVHDSTKDRQEHIHSRLVTWFGDQPPAPFGVHQLVDIGKGSGKKAGDWYGPSVVAHILRKAVDKTSVVTNLAVYVAQDCTVYKEDVVRLCDRSLNQTSSDPSSQDWKSVIILVPVRLGGEALNPSYIDCVKNFLKLECCIGIIGGKPKHSLYFIGFQDEQLLYLDPHYCQPVVDVSQVNFSLESFHCSSPKKMPFNRMDPSCTIGFYAKNKKDFESLCSAVSEALSSSKEKYPVFTFVEGHSQDYGLEGHSSNHSGPPAHILPPGRLGRSNNRRSSEDFVFL; this is encoded by the exons ATGAACTCAGTTTCCCCGAGTGCAGCACAATACGTAGGGGGAGTCATGCAAGATGAGCTGGTGGACAGGGGGAGGCAGCAGCAGCCCATGGAGCGGCAGGGCAGCTTTGGAGTCAGGCCTCCACAAACTCAAGGCGCCAGCAGAGAAGCCGCCGGGGAGCCTGATGAGATGGACAAACTCAAGGCCAAACTTATGTCAGCGTGGAATAATGTCAAATATG GCTGGACTGTTAAGTCTAAAACCTCCTTCAACAAGATGTCTCCTGTGACTGTCCTGGGTCACTCCTATCTGCTTAACAGTGAAG ATGAGGTGGAGCGGTTCCGCCTAGCGTTTGTGTCCAGGATCTGGTTGACCTATAGGAGAGAGTTCCCTCAGCTGGAGGGCTCCACCTGGACAACAGACTGTGGTTGGGGCTGCATGCTGCGCAGTGGGCAGATGCTGCTGGCACAGGGGCTCCTGATCCACTTGATGCCCAGAG aCTGGGTTTGGCCAGAGTCTCAGCAGCTTACTGATGTGGACTTTGAGGTATTCCGACCACGTTCCCCAGCCCGGGCTGGAGGGGTCCCAATACCCTCCTTTGGCTCTCCACGAGGTTCCAGCACCCCTGAGAAATCCCTGCCAAGCAGTCAGGCACCCAGATGCAGCCAAAAGAAAAGGGTCCACGATTCCACAAAGGACAGGCAAGAGCACATCCACTCCAGGCTTGTTACCTGGTTTGGGGATCAGCCCCCAGCACCTTTTGGCGTTCACCAGCTGGTGGATATTGGCAAAGGTTCGGGGAAGAAGGCTGGTGACTGGTATGGCCCCTCTGTAGTGGCACACATACTACG GAAAGCAGTGGACAAAACATCTGTGGTCACAAACCTGGCTGTATATGTGGCTCAGGATTGTACAG TGTACAAAGAAGATGTGGTGCGTCTGTGTGATCGGTCACTGAATCAGACTTCTTCCGATCCGTCCAGTCAGGACTGGAAGTCTGTCATCATACTGGTTCCTGTCCGGCTGGGAGGGGAGGCCCTCAATCCGTCCTACATCGATTGTGTCAAG AACTTCCTGAAACTGGAATGCTGTATTGGAATAATCGGAGGCAAACCAAAACATTCGCTGTATTTCATTGGTTTCCAAG ATGAGCAGCTGCTGTATCTGGATCCTCACTACTGCCAGCCAGTGGTCGATGTCAGTCAAGTTAACTTCTCACTGGAG TCGTTCCACTGTAGCTCTCCTAAAAAGATGCCCTTCAACCGCATGGATCCGAGCTGCACCATCGGTTTCTACGCCAAGAACAAGAAGGACTTTGAGTCTCTGTGTTCTGCTGTCAGTGAG GCTCTGTCATCGTCGAAGGAGAAGTATCCTGTCTTCACCTTTGTGGAGGGCCACAGTCAGGATTATGGACTTGAGGGTCACAGCAGCAATCACAGTGGACCTCCAGCTCATATCCTGCCTCCAGGAAGACTAGGCAGAAGCAACAACAGAAGAAGCAGTGAAGATTTTGTCTTCCTGTAA